Proteins encoded by one window of Nicotiana tabacum cultivar K326 chromosome 10, ASM71507v2, whole genome shotgun sequence:
- the LOC107775653 gene encoding kinesin-like protein NACK2 isoform X3 — protein MVIGTPVTTPLSKIVRTPSRVPGSRRTTPSKIREEKILVTIRVRPLSPKEQAAYDLIAWDFPDEQTIVSKNLNHERHTGPYSFDYVFDPTCSTSKVYEQGARDVALSALNGINATIFAYGQTSSGKTFTMRGITESAVNDIYERIKLTTERDFVLKFSALEIYNETVVDLLNRESVSLRLLDDPEKGVIVEKQVEEIVKDEEHLKTLIGTVEAHRQVGETALNDKSSRSHQIIRLTIESSIRENSGCVKSFLATLNLVDLAGSERASQTSADGTRLKEGSHINRSLLTLTNVIRKLSGGKRSGHIPYRDSKLTRILQSSLGGNSRTAIICTLSPALSHVEQSRNTLCFATSAKEVTTTAQVNMVVAEKQLLKHLQKEVSRLEAELRSPDPAASPCLRSLLIEKERKIQKMEEEMNELKRQRDLAQSQLELERRSKKELKGSDHHGPSRQVVKCLSFTPEDEEVSGASLSTNLGRKSLLERQAAIRRSTNSTNPSMLVHEIRKLEMRQRQLGDEANHALQLLHKEFASHRIGSQGATETIAKLFSEIKELQKISCIPEQIEIKDKASLKEEIARLRSQESNIASLEQKLENVQRSIDELVMHLPSCHESADSRTAPSKKKRVLPFNLSNTSNIPNIIRSPCSPMSPSSCNIVEGEIENRAPPECNNVGSAGDSFCSQLSTPVKSKDSNCTPGSRQSNSVNMKKMQTMFKKAAEDNIRSIKAYVTELKERVAKLQYQKQLLVCQVLELEANEAASDEADISDQSPLSWHLVFEDQRQQIIMLWHLCHVSLVHRTQFYMLFKGDPSDQIYLEVELRRLTWLDEHLAGLGNASPALLGDDAAGYVSSSIKALKQEREYLAKRVSSKLNAEEREMLYVKWDIPPDGKQRRRLQLVNKLWSDPLNMQNVRDSAEVVAKLVGFCETGEHVSKEMFQLNFVSPSDKKTWIGWNLISNLLHL, from the exons ATGGTGATAGGAACGCCAGTAACAACACCATTATCAAAGATTGTAAGGACACCTTCACGTGTACCAGGAAGTAGAAGGACGACCCCTTCAAAGATCCGTGAAGAGAAGATACTTGTCACTATTCGTGTGCGGCCTCTAAGCCCAAAAGAACAAGCAGCCTATGATCTTATTGCCTGGGATTTCCCTGATGAACAAACAATTGTCTCAAAGAACCTAAATCATGAAAGACACACTGGTCCTTATTCATTTG ATTATGTCTTTGACCCGACGTGTTCAACTAGCAAGGTTTATGAACAAGGGGCCAGAGATGTTGCTCTTTCTGCTCTAAATGGGATAAATG CAACCATATTTGCATATGGGCAGACAAGTAGTGGGAAGACATTCACAATGAGAGGAATAACAGAAAGTGCTGTTAACGACATTTATGAGCGCATCAAATTG ACTACTGAGAGAGACTTTGTGCTAAAATTTTCTGCTTTAGAAATATATAATGAGACAGTAGTGGACCTCTTGAATCGTGAGTCTGTCTCACTCCGGCTGTTGGATGATCCTGAG AAAGGGGTTATCGTAGAAAAACAAGTTGAAGAGATTGTGAAGGATGAAGAGCATCTGAAAACCTTAATTGGTACTGTTGAAG CTCACAGGCAGGTCGGTGAAACAGCCCTAAATGACAAAAGCTCACGCTCTCACCAGATAATTAGACTG ACGATTGAGAGCAGCATACGAGAAAACTCGGGATGCGTGAAATCATTCTTGGCAACTCTG AACCTTGTGGATTTGGCTGGTTCTGAGCGTGCGTCGCAAACAAGTGCAGATGGTACAAGGTTGAAAGAAGGAAGCCATATTAACCGTAGCTTGCTCACGCTGACAAATGTGATAAGAAAACTAAG TGGTGGAAAAAGGAGTGGCCATATTCCTTACAGAGATTCAAAATTGACGAGGATACTTCAGTCTTCACTTGGTGGAAATTCGAGAACAGCAATCATATGCACCTTGAGTCCGGCTTTAAGTCATGTAGAGCAATCACGCAATACGCTATGCTTTGCAACAAGTGCAAAAGAAGTGACTACCACTGCGCAAGTAAACATG GTTGTTGCTGAAAAGCAATTGCTGAAGCATTTACAAAAGGAAGTTTCCAGACTTGAAGCAGAGCTCCGAAGTCCTGACCCTGCTGCCTCCCCATGTTTAAGATCTCTACTAATCGAGAAGGAGCGGAAAATCCAAAAG ATGGAGGAGGAGATGAATGAGCTGAAACGTCAGCGTGACCTAGCACAATCCCAGCTCGAACTAGAAAGAAGATCAAAGAAAGAGCTCAAG GGTTCAGATCATCATGGACCTTCTCGTCAAGTAGTAAAATGCCTTTCATTTACACCTGAAGATGAAGAAGTTTCTGGCGCATCTCTTTCTACAAACTTGGGAAGAAAAAGTTTACTCGAGAGGCAAGCTGCCATTAGGAGGTCGACCAACTCAACCAATCCATCTATGCTAGTGCATGAGATCCGAAAGCTTGAGATGAGACAGAGGCAGCTTGGCGATGAAGCAAATCATGCACTTCAGTTGCTTCACAAAGAGTTTGCATCTCACCGAATTGGCAGCCAAGGGGCCACGGAAACGATTGCAAAATTGTTCTCGGAAATTAAAGAACTGCAGAAAAtaagttgtattcctgaacaaaTTGAGATAAAAGATAAAGCTAGCTTGAAAGAAGAGATTGCACGGCTGAGATCTCAGGAAAGCAACATTGCATCTCTAGAACAGAAACTTGAGAATGTTCAGAGATCTATAGACGAATTAGTCATGCATCTTCCAAGTTGTCATGAATCTGCTGATTCAAGGACCGCcccatcaaaaaagaaaagggtGCTTCCGTTTAACTTGAGCAACACCAGTAACATTCCAAATATAATTCGATCGCCATGTTCTCCTATGTCTCCTTCATCCTGCAACATTGTGGAGGGTGAGATTGAGAACAGGGCGCCGCCGGAATGCAATAATGTTGGATCTGCTGGTGACTCATTCTGTAGCCAACTAAGCACTCCGGTTAAAAGTAAGGACAGTAACTGTACTCCTGGATCAAGGCAGTCAAACTCTGTTAATATGAAGAAGATGCAAACGATGTTTAAAAAAGCAGCTGAGGATAATATTCGGAGTATCAAAGCTTATGTTACTGAGCTGAAAGAAAGGGTGGCTAAGTTACAGTACCAAAAGCAGCTGCTTGTTTGCCAG GTGCTGGAGTTGGAGGCAAATGAAGCTGCAAGTGATGAAGCTGATATAAGCGATCAATCTCCATTGTCATGGCACTTGGTGTTTGAGGATCAAAGGCAGCAAATTATAATGTTGTGGCATTTGTGCCATGTGTCTTTAGTGCACCGAacacaattttacatgttatttaaAGGGGATCCATCGGATCAGATATACTTGGAAGTTGAGCTTCGGAGGTTGACATGGTTAGACGAGCACTTAGCAGGGCTTGGTAACGCAAGCCCTGCACTCTTGGGTGATGACGCTGCTGGCTATGTCTCATCGAG TATTAAGGCACTGAAGCAGGAGAGGGAATATCTAGCGAAAAGGGTGAGTTCAAAGCTAAACGCAGAAGAGAGGGAAATGCTTTACGTGAAATGGGACATTCCACCTGATGGAAAACAGAGAAGGCGGCTACAACTTGTGAATAAGCTCTGGTCGGATCCTCTTAACATGCAAAATGTACGCGATAGTGCAGAAGTTGTAGCAAAGCTTGTTGGATTCTGTGAAACAGGAGAACATGTTTCTAAGGAGATGTTTCAGCTCAATTTTGTTTCCCCCTCTGACAAAAAAACATGGATAGGTTGGAATCTGATATCAAACTTACTACACTTGTAG
- the LOC107775653 gene encoding kinesin-like protein NACK2 isoform X2, with translation MVIGTPVTTPLSKIVRTPSRVPGSRRTTPSKIREEKILVTIRVRPLSPKEQAAYDLIAWDFPDEQTIVSKNLNHERHTGPYSFDYVFDPTCSTSKVYEQGARDVALSALNGINATIFAYGQTSSGKTFTMRGITESAVNDIYERIKLTTERDFVLKFSALEIYNETVVDLLNRESVSLRLLDDPEKGVIVEKQVEEIVKDEEHLKTLIGTVEAHRQVGETALNDKSSRSHQIIRLTIESSIRENSGCVKSFLATLNLVDLAGSERASQTSADGTRLKEGSHINRSLLTLTNVIRKLSGGKRSGHIPYRDSKLTRILQSSLGGNSRTAIICTLSPALSHVEQSRNTLCFATSAKEVTTTAQVNMVVAEKQLLKHLQKEVSRLEAELRSPDPAASPCLRSLLIEKERKIQKMEEEMNELKRQRDLAQSQLELERRSKKELKVQKGSDHHGPSRQVVKCLSFTPEDEEVSGASLSTNLGRKSLLERQAAIRRSTNSTNPSMLVHEIRKLEMRQRQLGDEANHALQLLHKEFASHRIGSQGATETIAKLFSEIKELQKISCIPEQIEIKDKASLKEEIARLRSQESNIASLEQKLENVQRSIDELVMHLPSCHESADSRTAPSKKKRVLPFNLSNTSNIPNIIRSPCSPMSPSSCNIVEGEIENRAPPECNNVGSAGDSFCSQLSTPVKSKDSNCTPGSRQSNSVNMKKMQTMFKKAAEDNIRSIKAYVTELKERVAKLQYQKQLLVCQVLELEANEAASDEADISDQSPLSWHLVFEDQRQQIIMLWHLCHVSLVHRTQFYMLFKGDPSDQIYLEVELRRLTWLDEHLAGLGNASPALLGDDAAGYVSSSIKALKQEREYLAKRVSSKLNAEEREMLYVKWDIPPDGKQRRRLQLVNKLWSDPLNMQNVRDSAEVVAKLVGFCETGEHVSKEMFQLNFVSPSDKKTWIGWNLISNLLHL, from the exons ATGGTGATAGGAACGCCAGTAACAACACCATTATCAAAGATTGTAAGGACACCTTCACGTGTACCAGGAAGTAGAAGGACGACCCCTTCAAAGATCCGTGAAGAGAAGATACTTGTCACTATTCGTGTGCGGCCTCTAAGCCCAAAAGAACAAGCAGCCTATGATCTTATTGCCTGGGATTTCCCTGATGAACAAACAATTGTCTCAAAGAACCTAAATCATGAAAGACACACTGGTCCTTATTCATTTG ATTATGTCTTTGACCCGACGTGTTCAACTAGCAAGGTTTATGAACAAGGGGCCAGAGATGTTGCTCTTTCTGCTCTAAATGGGATAAATG CAACCATATTTGCATATGGGCAGACAAGTAGTGGGAAGACATTCACAATGAGAGGAATAACAGAAAGTGCTGTTAACGACATTTATGAGCGCATCAAATTG ACTACTGAGAGAGACTTTGTGCTAAAATTTTCTGCTTTAGAAATATATAATGAGACAGTAGTGGACCTCTTGAATCGTGAGTCTGTCTCACTCCGGCTGTTGGATGATCCTGAG AAAGGGGTTATCGTAGAAAAACAAGTTGAAGAGATTGTGAAGGATGAAGAGCATCTGAAAACCTTAATTGGTACTGTTGAAG CTCACAGGCAGGTCGGTGAAACAGCCCTAAATGACAAAAGCTCACGCTCTCACCAGATAATTAGACTG ACGATTGAGAGCAGCATACGAGAAAACTCGGGATGCGTGAAATCATTCTTGGCAACTCTG AACCTTGTGGATTTGGCTGGTTCTGAGCGTGCGTCGCAAACAAGTGCAGATGGTACAAGGTTGAAAGAAGGAAGCCATATTAACCGTAGCTTGCTCACGCTGACAAATGTGATAAGAAAACTAAG TGGTGGAAAAAGGAGTGGCCATATTCCTTACAGAGATTCAAAATTGACGAGGATACTTCAGTCTTCACTTGGTGGAAATTCGAGAACAGCAATCATATGCACCTTGAGTCCGGCTTTAAGTCATGTAGAGCAATCACGCAATACGCTATGCTTTGCAACAAGTGCAAAAGAAGTGACTACCACTGCGCAAGTAAACATG GTTGTTGCTGAAAAGCAATTGCTGAAGCATTTACAAAAGGAAGTTTCCAGACTTGAAGCAGAGCTCCGAAGTCCTGACCCTGCTGCCTCCCCATGTTTAAGATCTCTACTAATCGAGAAGGAGCGGAAAATCCAAAAG ATGGAGGAGGAGATGAATGAGCTGAAACGTCAGCGTGACCTAGCACAATCCCAGCTCGAACTAGAAAGAAGATCAAAGAAAGAGCTCAAGGTACAAAAG GGTTCAGATCATCATGGACCTTCTCGTCAAGTAGTAAAATGCCTTTCATTTACACCTGAAGATGAAGAAGTTTCTGGCGCATCTCTTTCTACAAACTTGGGAAGAAAAAGTTTACTCGAGAGGCAAGCTGCCATTAGGAGGTCGACCAACTCAACCAATCCATCTATGCTAGTGCATGAGATCCGAAAGCTTGAGATGAGACAGAGGCAGCTTGGCGATGAAGCAAATCATGCACTTCAGTTGCTTCACAAAGAGTTTGCATCTCACCGAATTGGCAGCCAAGGGGCCACGGAAACGATTGCAAAATTGTTCTCGGAAATTAAAGAACTGCAGAAAAtaagttgtattcctgaacaaaTTGAGATAAAAGATAAAGCTAGCTTGAAAGAAGAGATTGCACGGCTGAGATCTCAGGAAAGCAACATTGCATCTCTAGAACAGAAACTTGAGAATGTTCAGAGATCTATAGACGAATTAGTCATGCATCTTCCAAGTTGTCATGAATCTGCTGATTCAAGGACCGCcccatcaaaaaagaaaagggtGCTTCCGTTTAACTTGAGCAACACCAGTAACATTCCAAATATAATTCGATCGCCATGTTCTCCTATGTCTCCTTCATCCTGCAACATTGTGGAGGGTGAGATTGAGAACAGGGCGCCGCCGGAATGCAATAATGTTGGATCTGCTGGTGACTCATTCTGTAGCCAACTAAGCACTCCGGTTAAAAGTAAGGACAGTAACTGTACTCCTGGATCAAGGCAGTCAAACTCTGTTAATATGAAGAAGATGCAAACGATGTTTAAAAAAGCAGCTGAGGATAATATTCGGAGTATCAAAGCTTATGTTACTGAGCTGAAAGAAAGGGTGGCTAAGTTACAGTACCAAAAGCAGCTGCTTGTTTGCCAG GTGCTGGAGTTGGAGGCAAATGAAGCTGCAAGTGATGAAGCTGATATAAGCGATCAATCTCCATTGTCATGGCACTTGGTGTTTGAGGATCAAAGGCAGCAAATTATAATGTTGTGGCATTTGTGCCATGTGTCTTTAGTGCACCGAacacaattttacatgttatttaaAGGGGATCCATCGGATCAGATATACTTGGAAGTTGAGCTTCGGAGGTTGACATGGTTAGACGAGCACTTAGCAGGGCTTGGTAACGCAAGCCCTGCACTCTTGGGTGATGACGCTGCTGGCTATGTCTCATCGAG TATTAAGGCACTGAAGCAGGAGAGGGAATATCTAGCGAAAAGGGTGAGTTCAAAGCTAAACGCAGAAGAGAGGGAAATGCTTTACGTGAAATGGGACATTCCACCTGATGGAAAACAGAGAAGGCGGCTACAACTTGTGAATAAGCTCTGGTCGGATCCTCTTAACATGCAAAATGTACGCGATAGTGCAGAAGTTGTAGCAAAGCTTGTTGGATTCTGTGAAACAGGAGAACATGTTTCTAAGGAGATGTTTCAGCTCAATTTTGTTTCCCCCTCTGACAAAAAAACATGGATAGGTTGGAATCTGATATCAAACTTACTACACTTGTAG
- the LOC107775653 gene encoding kinesin-like protein NACK2 (The RefSeq protein has 5 substitutions compared to this genomic sequence) codes for MVIGTPVTTPLSKIVRTPSRVPGSRRTTPSKIREEKILVTIRVRPLSPKEQAAYDLIAWDFPDEQTIVSKNLNHERHTGPYSFDYVFDPTCSTSKVYEQGARDVALSALNGINATIFAYGQTSSGKTFTMRGITESAVNDIYGRIKLTTERDFVLKFSALEIYNETVVDLLNRESVSLRLLDDPEKGVIVEKQVEEIVKDEEHLKTLIGTVEAHRQVGETALNDKSSRSHQIIRLTIESSIRENSGCVKSFLATLNLVDLAGSERASQTSADGTRLKEGSHINRSLLTVTNVIRKLSCSGGKRSGHIPYRDSKLTRILQASLGGNSRTAIICTLSPALSHLEQSRNTLCFATSAKEVTTTAQVNMVVAEKQLLKHLQKEVSRLEAELRSPDPAASPCLRSLLIEKERKIQKMEEEMNELKRQRDLAQSQLELERRSKKELKGSDHHGPSRQVVKCLSFTPEDEEVSGASLSTNLGRKSLLERQAAIRRSTNSTNPSMLVHEIRKLEMRQRQLGDEANHALQLLHKEFASHRIGSQGATETIAKLFSEIKELQKISCIPEQIEIKDKASLKEEIARLRSQESNIASLEQKLENVQRSIDELVMHLPSCHESADSRTAPSKKKRVLPFNLSNTSNIPNIIRSPCSPMSPSSCNIVEGEIENRAPPECNNVGSAGDSFCSQLSTPVKSKDDNCTPGSRQSNSVNMKKMQTMFKKAAEDNIRSIKAYVTELKERVAKLQYQKQLLVCQVLELEANEAASDEADISDQSPLSWHLVFEDQRQQIIMLWHLCHVSLVHRTQFYMLFKGDPSDQIYLEVELRRLTWLDEHLAGLGNASPALLGDDAAGYVSSSIKALKQEREYLAKRVSSKLNAEEREMLYVKWDIPPDGKQRRRLQLVNKLWSDPLNMQNVRDSAEVVAKLVGFCETGEHVSKEMFQLNFVSPSDKKTWIGWNLISNLLHL; via the exons ATGGTGATAGGAACGCCAGTAACAACACCATTATCAAAGATTGTAAGGACACCTTCACGTGTACCAGGAAGTAGAAGGACGACCCCTTCAAAGATCCGTGAAGAGAAGATACTTGTCACTATTCGTGTGCGGCCTCTAAGCCCAAAAGAACAAGCAGCCTATGATCTTATTGCCTGGGATTTCCCTGATGAACAAACAATTGTCTCAAAGAACCTAAATCATGAAAGACACACTGGTCCTTATTCATTTG ATTATGTCTTTGACCCGACGTGTTCAACTAGCAAGGTTTATGAACAAGGGGCCAGAGATGTTGCTCTTTCTGCTCTAAATGGGATAAATG CAACCATATTTGCATATGGGCAGACAAGTAGTGGGAAGACATTCACAATGAGAGGAATAACAGAAAGTGCTGTTAACGACATTTATGAGCGCATCAAATTG ACTACTGAGAGAGACTTTGTGCTAAAATTTTCTGCTTTAGAAATATATAATGAGACAGTAGTGGACCTCTTGAATCGTGAGTCTGTCTCACTCCGGCTGTTGGATGATCCTGAG AAAGGGGTTATCGTAGAAAAACAAGTTGAAGAGATTGTGAAGGATGAAGAGCATCTGAAAACCTTAATTGGTACTGTTGAAG CTCACAGGCAGGTCGGTGAAACAGCCCTAAATGACAAAAGCTCACGCTCTCACCAGATAATTAGACTG ACGATTGAGAGCAGCATACGAGAAAACTCGGGATGCGTGAAATCATTCTTGGCAACTCTG AACCTTGTGGATTTGGCTGGTTCTGAGCGTGCGTCGCAAACAAGTGCAGATGGTACAAGGTTGAAAGAAGGAAGCCATATTAACCGTAGCTTGCTCACGCTGACAAATGTGATAAGAAAACTAAG CTGCAGTGGTGGAAAAAGGAGTGGCCATATTCCTTACAGAGATTCAAAATTGACGAGGATACTTCAGTCTTCACTTGGTGGAAATTCGAGAACAGCAATCATATGCACCTTGAGTCCGGCTTTAAGTCATGTAGAGCAATCACGCAATACGCTATGCTTTGCAACAAGTGCAAAAGAAGTGACTACCACTGCGCAAGTAAACATG GTTGTTGCTGAAAAGCAATTGCTGAAGCATTTACAAAAGGAAGTTTCCAGACTTGAAGCAGAGCTCCGAAGTCCTGACCCTGCTGCCTCCCCATGTTTAAGATCTCTACTAATCGAGAAGGAGCGGAAAATCCAAAAG ATGGAGGAGGAGATGAATGAGCTGAAACGTCAGCGTGACCTAGCACAATCCCAGCTCGAACTAGAAAGAAGATCAAAGAAAGAGCTCAAG GGTTCAGATCATCATGGACCTTCTCGTCAAGTAGTAAAATGCCTTTCATTTACACCTGAAGATGAAGAAGTTTCTGGCGCATCTCTTTCTACAAACTTGGGAAGAAAAAGTTTACTCGAGAGGCAAGCTGCCATTAGGAGGTCGACCAACTCAACCAATCCATCTATGCTAGTGCATGAGATCCGAAAGCTTGAGATGAGACAGAGGCAGCTTGGCGATGAAGCAAATCATGCACTTCAGTTGCTTCACAAAGAGTTTGCATCTCACCGAATTGGCAGCCAAGGGGCCACGGAAACGATTGCAAAATTGTTCTCGGAAATTAAAGAACTGCAGAAAAtaagttgtattcctgaacaaaTTGAGATAAAAGATAAAGCTAGCTTGAAAGAAGAGATTGCACGGCTGAGATCTCAGGAAAGCAACATTGCATCTCTAGAACAGAAACTTGAGAATGTTCAGAGATCTATAGACGAATTAGTCATGCATCTTCCAAGTTGTCATGAATCTGCTGATTCAAGGACCGCcccatcaaaaaagaaaagggtGCTTCCGTTTAACTTGAGCAACACCAGTAACATTCCAAATATAATTCGATCGCCATGTTCTCCTATGTCTCCTTCATCCTGCAACATTGTGGAGGGTGAGATTGAGAACAGGGCGCCGCCGGAATGCAATAATGTTGGATCTGCTGGTGACTCATTCTGTAGCCAACTAAGCACTCCGGTTAAAAGTAAGGACAGTAACTGTACTCCTGGATCAAGGCAGTCAAACTCTGTTAATATGAAGAAGATGCAAACGATGTTTAAAAAAGCAGCTGAGGATAATATTCGGAGTATCAAAGCTTATGTTACTGAGCTGAAAGAAAGGGTGGCTAAGTTACAGTACCAAAAGCAGCTGCTTGTTTGCCAG GTGCTGGAGTTGGAGGCAAATGAAGCTGCAAGTGATGAAGCTGATATAAGCGATCAATCTCCATTGTCATGGCACTTGGTGTTTGAGGATCAAAGGCAGCAAATTATAATGTTGTGGCATTTGTGCCATGTGTCTTTAGTGCACCGAacacaattttacatgttatttaaAGGGGATCCATCGGATCAGATATACTTGGAAGTTGAGCTTCGGAGGTTGACATGGTTAGACGAGCACTTAGCAGGGCTTGGTAACGCAAGCCCTGCACTCTTGGGTGATGACGCTGCTGGCTATGTCTCATCGAG TATTAAGGCACTGAAGCAGGAGAGGGAATATCTAGCGAAAAGGGTGAGTTCAAAGCTAAACGCAGAAGAGAGGGAAATGCTTTACGTGAAATGGGACATTCCACCTGATGGAAAACAGAGAAGGCGGCTACAACTTGTGAATAAGCTCTGGTCGGATCCTCTTAACATGCAAAATGTACGCGATAGTGCAGAAGTTGTAGCAAAGCTTGTTGGATTCTGTGAAACAGGAGAACATGTTTCTAAGGAGATGTTTCAGCTCAATTTTGTTTCCCCCTCTGACAAAAAAACATGGATAGGTTGGAATCTGATATCAAACTTACTACACTTGTAG